The Polynucleobacter necessarius genome window below encodes:
- the rimM gene encoding ribosome maturation factor RimM (Essential for efficient processing of 16S rRNA) → MSTPSLTDLIELGAISEAQGLQGQVKVRPHSTEPVALLSSKFVWLSLIPRRGGGAIATADNASLTQYKVKSAKMHSSNVVMTLEGIGDRDQALALKGARILVTRVAFPKVESDSYYWVDLIGCNAFNLQGEVLGEVIDVTENGAHGVIAIGDAQTKTMQYLVPFVKEVVQNVDLPHKTITLDWQSDWQ, encoded by the coding sequence ATGAGTACACCTTCCCTTACCGATTTAATCGAACTAGGCGCCATTTCTGAGGCGCAAGGATTGCAGGGCCAAGTAAAGGTTAGGCCTCACTCTACCGAGCCTGTAGCACTTCTCTCTTCGAAATTCGTTTGGCTGTCACTCATCCCTCGCAGGGGGGGTGGCGCTATTGCCACTGCAGATAATGCTTCTTTGACTCAATACAAAGTCAAAAGCGCTAAGATGCACAGCAGTAATGTAGTGATGACACTCGAGGGTATCGGTGATCGTGATCAAGCACTTGCATTAAAGGGTGCCCGAATATTAGTGACACGGGTTGCTTTTCCAAAAGTAGAGAGTGATTCCTATTACTGGGTAGATCTCATAGGATGTAATGCATTCAATCTTCAAGGGGAAGTGCTTGGTGAGGTGATTGATGTTACTGAAAATGGTGCGCATGGTGTTATTGCTATCGGTGATGCACAAACGAAGACGATGCAGTATTTGGTGCCCTTTGTAAAAGAGGTTGTCCAAAACGTCGATTTGCCTCATAAAACCATTACTCTCGATTGGCAGTCTGATTGGCAATAA
- a CDS encoding electron transfer flavoprotein subunit alpha/FixB family protein: MAALVIAEHDNQTLKVATLNTVAAALQCSPEVDVVVVGSNVDAAAFAAAQISGVRKVIQVDAPNLADQLAEPLTVQILSIANNYSHILAPATTNGKNVLPRVAAELDVAQLSDITKVISPDTFERPIYAGNAIATVQSADPVKVITVRTTGFDPVAPTGGSATLEKAAAVASKASSSFVGRELTKLDRPELTTAKIIVSGGRGLGSGEKYQELIAPLADKLGAALGASRAAVDAGYVPNDYQVGQTGKIVAPQLYIAVGISGAIQHLAGMKDSKVIVAINKDPEAPIFGVADYGLVADLNTAVPELTKALG; this comes from the coding sequence ATGGCCGCACTTGTTATTGCTGAACACGATAATCAAACATTAAAAGTAGCCACATTAAATACCGTAGCCGCTGCATTACAGTGTTCACCAGAGGTCGATGTTGTGGTGGTTGGTAGCAACGTTGATGCTGCCGCTTTTGCTGCTGCGCAAATTTCGGGTGTACGCAAAGTGATTCAAGTTGATGCTCCAAATCTTGCTGATCAATTGGCCGAACCTTTGACTGTACAAATCCTCTCTATTGCTAACAACTACAGCCACATTCTTGCCCCAGCAACTACTAATGGCAAGAATGTGTTACCCCGTGTTGCCGCAGAATTGGATGTAGCTCAGTTATCTGACATTACTAAAGTGATTTCTCCAGATACTTTTGAGCGGCCTATTTATGCTGGCAATGCCATTGCGACTGTGCAAAGCGCTGATCCAGTGAAAGTGATTACTGTACGTACTACTGGGTTTGATCCGGTAGCCCCTACTGGGGGCTCGGCTACGCTTGAGAAGGCGGCTGCTGTTGCGAGTAAGGCATCATCTTCGTTTGTTGGTCGTGAGCTGACTAAGTTGGATCGTCCGGAACTCACCACAGCAAAGATTATTGTCTCTGGTGGTCGTGGTTTAGGTTCGGGCGAGAAATATCAGGAATTGATTGCGCCATTGGCTGATAAGCTTGGCGCTGCCCTGGGCGCATCTCGTGCTGCGGTAGATGCAGGTTATGTTCCCAATGACTATCAAGTAGGTCAAACCGGCAAGATCGTAGCTCCTCAGCTCTATATCGCTGTAGGCATCTCTGGTGCGATTCAGCACTTGGCAGGTATGAAAGACTCCAAGGTGATCGTGGCAATTAATAAAGATCCAGAAGCACCGATTTTTGGCGTTGCTGATTATGGGTTAGTAGCTGATTTGAATACCGCTGTGCCAGAATTAACCAAAGCGCTTGGTTAG
- the rpsP gene encoding 30S ribosomal protein S16 — MVVIRLARGGSKKRLFYSIVATDKRNRRDSNFIERIGYFNPQAAASEQAMRIAQDRLTYWTGVGAQISPTVVRLIKNNSAV, encoded by the coding sequence ATGGTCGTCATTCGACTGGCACGCGGCGGTTCTAAGAAGCGCCTTTTTTACAGCATCGTTGCTACTGATAAGCGCAACCGTCGTGATTCGAACTTTATCGAGCGTATCGGCTATTTCAACCCACAAGCAGCAGCATCTGAGCAAGCAATGCGCATCGCTCAAGATCGTTTGACTTACTGGACTGGTGTTGGTGCGCAAATCTCACCAACAGTTGTACGTCTGATCAAGAACAATTCAGCTGTTTAA
- a CDS encoding electron transfer flavoprotein subunit beta/FixA family protein produces the protein MKILVAVKRVVDYNVKIRVKSDNSGVDLANVKMSMNPFDEIAVEEVVRLKESGVATKVVVVSAGVTQCQETLRTALAIGADRAILVETDADLQPLAVAKILKALSEKEQAQIIMLGKQAIDDDSNQTGQMLASLMDIPQATFASKVLIADGKAIVTREVDGGLETIALTLPAVITADLRLNEPRYVTLPNIMKAKKKTIDIVKPEELGVDIAPRLKTIKVEEPPKRAAGVMVADVAALVEKLKNEAKVI, from the coding sequence ATGAAAATCTTAGTTGCCGTAAAACGCGTTGTTGATTACAACGTCAAAATTCGGGTGAAATCAGATAATTCTGGTGTTGATCTGGCTAATGTCAAAATGAGCATGAACCCCTTTGATGAAATTGCTGTAGAGGAAGTAGTACGTCTCAAAGAGTCAGGTGTTGCAACTAAAGTAGTAGTTGTTTCTGCTGGTGTAACGCAATGTCAAGAAACTCTCCGTACTGCCTTAGCGATTGGTGCAGACCGCGCAATTCTAGTTGAAACCGATGCTGACTTACAGCCTTTAGCAGTGGCGAAGATTCTGAAGGCCCTATCGGAAAAAGAGCAGGCCCAAATCATCATGCTAGGGAAGCAAGCAATTGATGACGATAGTAATCAAACGGGGCAAATGTTAGCAAGCTTAATGGATATCCCACAGGCAACCTTCGCGTCTAAAGTGTTGATAGCTGACGGTAAGGCAATAGTAACTCGTGAAGTAGATGGCGGTCTAGAAACGATTGCTCTGACTTTGCCTGCAGTGATTACTGCTGATTTGCGCTTGAACGAGCCACGCTACGTGACTTTGCCGAATATTATGAAGGCTAAGAAAAAGACAATCGATATCGTGAAGCCGGAAGAATTGGGTGTAGATATTGCCCCACGCCTGAAAACAATCAAAGTAGAAGAGCCTCCTAAGCGCGCTGCTGGTGTGATGGTTGCTGATGTTGCAGCTCTTGTGGAAAAACTTAAAAATGAAGCGAAGGTGATCTAA
- a CDS encoding META domain-containing protein: protein MPHKIHVLAAFRTRINRLLLVFSCLGLGLITGCASVIPPCGAKTSPPSSELKNTKWELTRWNLPPNSNGEVRVRQIPLGDASNPIQIIVDADGQRLSGSTGCNRFTATLDEDARGFTLKHITRTKMACTPQRMELENDFLYQLNDYRSIVRNGDQLLMIGVDREVLSFTQKSISKQ from the coding sequence ATGCCTCATAAAATCCATGTTTTAGCCGCTTTCAGAACCCGTATAAATCGACTCTTGCTGGTGTTTTCTTGCTTGGGCCTTGGCCTGATTACCGGTTGTGCCAGCGTCATTCCTCCTTGTGGAGCCAAAACTAGCCCACCTAGTAGTGAACTCAAAAATACCAAATGGGAGCTTACTCGTTGGAACTTGCCTCCCAATAGCAATGGAGAGGTGCGCGTCCGTCAAATTCCCCTTGGAGATGCGAGCAATCCTATCCAAATCATTGTTGATGCTGATGGACAACGTCTAAGCGGCTCGACAGGATGCAATCGTTTTACTGCAACGCTCGACGAAGATGCGCGTGGCTTTACTCTCAAACACATTACCAGGACCAAAATGGCCTGCACTCCGCAGCGTATGGAATTAGAAAATGACTTCTTATATCAGCTCAATGACTATCGCAGCATAGTCCGCAATGGCGATCAATTACTAATGATTGGGGTCGATCGTGAGGTGTTAAGTTTTACTCAAAAATCCATCTCGAAGCAATAA
- the trmD gene encoding tRNA (guanosine(37)-N1)-methyltransferase TrmD — translation MRFDVVTLFSEMFSALTKWGITGRACEQSLASVHLWNPRDFCTDPRKTVDDRAYGGGPGMVMMAKPLEDAVYGIKASHQVAGIKSGPICLLSPQGEQFSQKIATDIISYGNLSLICGRYEAVDQRFVDRNVDLQLSIGDFVLSGGEIPAMAMMDAVMRLIPGALGDGESAAQDSFMNGLLDYPHYTRPEIYENLSVPDVLLGGHHAKIADWRRQKSLELTFRLRPDLIATARAKGLLTREDEQFLRSL, via the coding sequence ATGCGCTTTGATGTTGTGACCTTGTTTTCAGAAATGTTCTCCGCTTTAACGAAGTGGGGTATTACGGGCCGCGCCTGCGAACAATCCTTGGCTAGCGTTCATTTGTGGAATCCCCGCGATTTTTGCACTGATCCTCGCAAAACTGTAGATGATCGTGCTTACGGTGGGGGCCCGGGCATGGTTATGATGGCCAAGCCTTTAGAAGATGCCGTTTATGGAATTAAAGCTTCTCATCAGGTGGCTGGCATTAAAAGTGGACCAATTTGCTTGTTATCTCCTCAAGGAGAGCAATTTTCACAGAAGATAGCGACAGATATTATCAGTTACGGTAATTTAAGCTTGATTTGTGGTCGCTATGAGGCTGTAGACCAGCGTTTTGTTGACCGAAATGTGGATTTGCAGCTTTCTATAGGGGATTTTGTGCTTTCAGGTGGTGAAATTCCCGCGATGGCGATGATGGACGCCGTGATGAGGCTCATTCCGGGGGCTCTAGGGGACGGTGAGTCTGCAGCCCAGGATAGCTTTATGAATGGCCTTTTGGACTATCCACACTACACTCGTCCTGAAATATACGAAAATTTATCTGTTCCGGACGTGCTTTTAGGCGGACATCACGCTAAAATAGCAGATTGGCGTCGGCAAAAGTCTTTGGAGCTGACGTTCAGGTTAAGGCCGGATTTAATTGCAACGGCCAGAGCCAAAGGGTTGCTAACCCGAGAAGATGAACAATTTCTTCGCTCTCTGTAA